From the genome of Bombyx mori chromosome 16, ASM3026992v2, one region includes:
- the LOC119629677 gene encoding fatty acid synthase-like: MKASAGKTTTDRGVKCSRKNDRIVISGMSGLFPEAGSVQEFANILYDKVNPVTSENNRWLYTPREIGPYSGKTPGLQYFDAQFFKVHERLGEKMDVMSRKLLEQSYQAIYDAGLSPQSLNGKNVAVYIGISVSETEITGFFDNSSKRGFGIMGCSKTMFANRISYWLNVRGPSIAVDLACCSSMSALQLAYLAMKSGECEAAIVGGCHLCTLPESSVHYNRINSIATDGKTRSFDQEANGCVLSDAINVIFLQKASDALRVYADVVHAKNEYISFKQENEFPKSGSYRKPHEIASFLKEFYKEAEFAPQDVDYVEAFGIGRP; the protein is encoded by the exons ATGAAGGCTTCAGCAGGCAAAACTACCACAGATCGAGGTGTGAAGTGTTCAAGGAAAAATGACAGGATTGTCATCTCAGGAATGTCTGGTTTATTTCCTGAGGCAGGTTCCGTCCAAGAATTTGCTAATATTCTTTACGATAAG gtaAATCCTGTAACGTCAGAAAACAATCGTTGGTTGTATACACCACGAGAAATTGGCCCGTATTCAGGGAAAACACCAGGATTACAATATTTCGATGCAcaattttttaaagtacatgAAAGACTTGGAGAAAAAATGGATGTTATGTCCAGGAAGTTATTGGAGCAATCTTACCAAGCTATTTACGATGCAG GTCTGAGCCCTCAGAGCTTAAATGGTAAAAATGTTGCAGTCTACATAGGTATTTCTGTTTCTGAGACTGAAATAACCGGATTTTTTGATAATTCTTCCAAGAGAGGATTTGGAATAATGGG ATGTAGTAAAACAATGTTCGCAAATCGTATCTCCTATTGGCTAAATGTAAGAGGTCCTTCCATAGCCGTCGACCTAGCATGCTGCAGCTCTATGAGTGCTCTACAGCTGGCATATCTTGCCATGAAAAGTGGTGAATGTGAAGCTGCCATTGTTGGAGGATGTCATTTGTGTACGCTGCCTGAATCATCAGTTCATTACAACAG AATAAACTCGATAGCAACGGATGGAAAAACTAGGTCGTTTGATCAAGAGGCCAACGGATGTGTTCTTTCTGATGCAATCAATGTTATTTTCTTACAAAAAGCGAGTGATGCTTTGAG ggTATACGCTGATGTGGTCCACGCCAAGAATGAATACATTTCTTTCAAACAAGAAAATGAGTTTCCCAAGAGCGGATCATATAGGAAACCGCATGAAATTGCAAGTTTTTTGAAAGAATTTTATAAAGAAGCGGAATTCGCCCCACAAGATGTCGACTACGTAGAGGCATTTGGCATCGGTAGGCCATGA